A single region of the Pseudothermotoga sp. genome encodes:
- a CDS encoding Maf family nucleotide pyrophosphatase, protein MRRIVLASTSPRRIQILRTMVNEFEIVDPNIEEPNFTTPQETAEKLALMKATKVFEVRENAIVIAADTVVDLDGETIGKPASVDEAQQQLCKLMGKWHQVHTAVAIVSEHEVWMKLKSAKVKFREVSMDFVSFYASKFSSGKAGSYGLQDIGAVFVESIIGDPYVVIGLPIYDVWNYLYSRGLWCVEASRAYETCWI, encoded by the coding sequence GTGCGAAGAATAGTTTTGGCTTCGACATCACCAAGAAGAATACAAATACTGAGAACGATGGTGAACGAGTTTGAAATCGTTGATCCGAACATAGAAGAACCAAATTTCACAACACCGCAAGAGACAGCTGAAAAACTTGCTTTGATGAAGGCAACAAAGGTTTTTGAAGTTAGAGAAAATGCCATCGTTATAGCAGCTGACACAGTTGTTGACCTAGATGGCGAGACCATCGGTAAACCTGCCAGTGTGGATGAAGCTCAACAGCAACTTTGCAAATTGATGGGAAAATGGCATCAAGTTCACACTGCTGTTGCCATCGTGAGTGAGCACGAGGTGTGGATGAAGCTGAAATCTGCCAAGGTCAAGTTCAGAGAGGTCTCCATGGATTTCGTTTCCTTTTATGCTTCGAAGTTTTCCTCTGGGAAGGCGGGTTCGTATGGTCTACAGGATATTGGAGCGGTTTTCGTGGAGTCGATCATCGGTGATCCATATGTAGTAATAGGTTTACCAATTTACGATGTTTGGAATTATCTTTACTCAAGGGGGTTATGGTGTGTTGAGGCCTCGAGAGCGTATGAAACTTGCTGGATCTGA